One stretch of Qipengyuania gelatinilytica DNA includes these proteins:
- a CDS encoding response regulator has protein sequence MADVMIVDDEALVLFDLVMTVEDLGYGVHSESTTIEDAISAIESGSPPDVALLDIDVGGSPVWPLARKIVEHGRPVVFVSANLNHEELREEFASCGRIDKPASPDEIAAAIAGALN, from the coding sequence ATGGCCGATGTGATGATCGTCGATGACGAGGCACTTGTGCTTTTCGATCTCGTAATGACAGTGGAAGATCTCGGTTACGGGGTGCATTCGGAATCCACCACCATCGAAGATGCCATTTCCGCCATCGAGTCTGGTTCTCCTCCCGATGTTGCGCTGCTCGATATCGACGTTGGTGGCAGTCCGGTGTGGCCGCTCGCGCGCAAGATCGTGGAGCATGGCAGGCCGGTGGTTTTCGTCAGCGCGAACCTGAACCACGAGGAATTGCGCGAGGAATTCGCCTCGTGTGGCCGCATCGACAAACCCGCATCCCCCGACGAAATAGCCGCCGCGATCGCGGGCGCTCTCAACTAG
- the sppA gene encoding signal peptide peptidase SppA yields the protein MGFAGKVWRLLVGIKDGLVLLFMLLFFWALFAVLTARPSPAQVREGALLLDLDGVVVEERTPIDPIAALLSQSAPVGEYQARDLVRAIDKAAEDDRITAVVLDLDGFLGAGQVHLQDIGEALDRVRAAQKPVLTYATAYADDGVFLAAHASEVWLNPLGGAVVAGPGGNRLYYAGLLDKLKINARVYKVGTYKSAVEPYTQTGMSEPARENANALYGALWEEWQANVKAARPAIDLDLVTKTPAEWVEAANGDLAAASLSAGLVDKLGSRVDFGKRVAELVGEDDWSDLPGAYPSTPLDAWLEANPWDRSGKAIGVVTIAGEIVDGEAGPGTAGGTRIADLLDEALDRDFAGLVVRVDSPGGSVLASEEIRDAILRHKERDIPVAVSMANVAASGGYWVSTPADRIFAEPDTITGSIGIFAVLPTFEEAAASIGVNADGVRTSPLSGQPDLIGGFTPDVDRILQASIENGYTDFITRVAEARGMTTEQVDAVGQGRVWDGGTARQLRLVDEYGGVDEALAWVAGQADLAAGEWHASYLGDQASTADTILRQLLMGEEETGSRDVFAMLAEGESARAGMIVNDAQRLLTTRGAQAYCLACPAPASARAQGARTVDGFFARLAAFFAD from the coding sequence ATGGGTTTTGCAGGCAAGGTCTGGCGCTTGCTGGTCGGCATCAAGGACGGCCTCGTGCTCCTCTTCATGCTGCTGTTCTTCTGGGCCCTATTCGCGGTCCTCACCGCACGCCCCAGCCCGGCACAGGTTCGCGAAGGCGCTCTCCTGCTCGATCTCGATGGCGTTGTCGTCGAAGAGCGCACGCCGATCGACCCGATCGCGGCTCTCCTTTCCCAGTCGGCGCCCGTTGGCGAATACCAGGCGCGCGATCTCGTCCGCGCAATCGACAAGGCAGCAGAAGACGACCGGATTACCGCCGTCGTGCTCGACCTCGACGGTTTCCTCGGTGCAGGCCAGGTCCACCTGCAGGATATCGGCGAAGCGCTCGACCGGGTGCGTGCGGCTCAAAAGCCCGTGCTCACCTATGCGACCGCCTATGCCGATGACGGGGTGTTCCTCGCCGCGCATGCCAGCGAGGTCTGGCTCAATCCGCTCGGCGGCGCGGTCGTCGCCGGTCCCGGAGGCAATCGCCTCTATTATGCGGGCCTGCTCGACAAGCTGAAGATCAACGCCCGCGTCTACAAGGTCGGCACCTACAAGAGCGCGGTCGAACCCTACACCCAGACCGGCATGTCCGAACCCGCGCGTGAGAATGCGAATGCGCTCTATGGCGCGCTGTGGGAAGAGTGGCAGGCCAATGTGAAAGCAGCCCGTCCCGCAATCGATCTGGATCTCGTGACCAAGACCCCGGCCGAATGGGTCGAGGCCGCCAATGGCGATCTTGCAGCAGCCTCGCTAAGCGCTGGGCTGGTCGACAAGCTCGGCAGCCGCGTAGACTTCGGCAAGCGCGTGGCTGAACTGGTCGGCGAAGACGATTGGAGCGACCTGCCCGGCGCCTATCCCTCGACCCCGCTCGATGCCTGGCTCGAAGCCAATCCGTGGGACAGGAGCGGCAAGGCAATCGGCGTCGTCACCATCGCCGGCGAGATCGTCGACGGCGAGGCAGGCCCGGGTACGGCAGGCGGTACGCGCATCGCCGACCTCCTCGACGAAGCGCTTGATCGCGACTTTGCAGGGCTGGTGGTCCGCGTCGATTCCCCGGGCGGTTCGGTGCTCGCTTCGGAAGAAATCCGCGACGCGATCCTGCGCCACAAGGAACGCGATATTCCTGTCGCCGTATCGATGGCCAATGTCGCTGCGAGCGGCGGTTACTGGGTCTCCACCCCTGCGGACAGGATTTTTGCAGAGCCCGATACGATCACCGGCTCGATCGGCATCTTTGCCGTGCTCCCGACGTTCGAGGAAGCAGCGGCCAGCATCGGTGTGAACGCCGATGGCGTGCGGACTAGCCCCCTCTCGGGCCAGCCCGACCTGATCGGCGGCTTCACGCCCGATGTAGACCGGATCCTGCAGGCTTCCATCGAAAACGGGTATACCGACTTCATCACCCGCGTCGCCGAAGCGCGCGGCATGACGACCGAGCAGGTCGATGCCGTCGGCCAGGGCCGCGTGTGGGACGGCGGCACTGCTCGCCAGCTTCGTCTTGTCGACGAGTACGGCGGCGTGGACGAAGCGCTGGCGTGGGTTGCCGGCCAGGCGGATCTTGCAGCCGGGGAATGGCACGCTTCCTATCTGGGCGATCAGGCCAGCACCGCCGACACGATCCTGCGCCAGCTGCTCATGGGCGAGGAAGAAACGGGCAGCCGCGACGTCTTTGCCATGCTTGCCGAAGGCGAAAGCGCGCGTGCAGGCATGATCGTGAACGATGCGCAGCGACTGCTGACGACGCGCGGCGCGCAGGCCTATTGCCTCGCCTGCCCGGCCCCGGCTTCGGCGAGGGCACAGGGGGCACGCACGGTCGATGGCTTCTTCGCGCGCCTGGCGGCATTTTTCGCCGACTGA
- a CDS encoding aspartate carbamoyltransferase catalytic subunit: protein MTSSDTSPHAARYPAGALAFPHRDLLGIGQLERHEILFLLDEAEQWVALNRQRTKHSDALAGLTIINAFFENSTRTLLSFEIAGKRLGADVVNMHAAQSSVKKGETLIDTAITLNAMRADAIVIRHGSSGATGLIADKVDCPVLNAGDGQHEHPTQALLDALALRHALRDRGETADDFTGLVIVICGDILHSRVARSNLLCLQALGATVRLCAPPALMPSGIEGMGAEVFHDFDAALHGADVAMMLRLQTERMSGQFIPSAREYHHLYGLTKARLEKAKSDTLVMHPGPMNRGVEIDSEVADMIDRSIITRQVEMGVAIRMACLDVLTRRARGVEGWGDVA from the coding sequence ATGACAAGTTCGGACACATCGCCCCACGCGGCCCGCTATCCTGCGGGTGCGCTGGCCTTTCCGCATCGCGACCTGCTCGGCATCGGCCAGCTGGAGCGGCACGAAATCCTGTTCCTGCTGGACGAGGCGGAACAATGGGTCGCCCTCAACCGGCAGCGCACCAAGCACAGCGATGCGTTGGCCGGCCTGACGATCATCAATGCCTTCTTCGAAAACTCGACGCGCACGCTGCTGAGCTTCGAGATTGCAGGCAAGCGGCTGGGCGCCGACGTGGTCAATATGCACGCCGCGCAGTCGAGCGTGAAGAAGGGCGAGACGCTGATCGACACGGCCATTACGCTCAATGCCATGCGTGCCGATGCCATCGTGATCCGCCACGGATCGAGCGGGGCGACCGGGCTGATTGCGGACAAGGTCGATTGCCCGGTCCTCAATGCGGGCGACGGCCAGCACGAGCACCCGACACAGGCGCTGCTCGACGCGCTGGCGCTGCGCCACGCCCTGCGCGACCGCGGCGAGACGGCCGACGATTTCACCGGCCTCGTCATCGTGATCTGCGGCGATATCCTGCACAGCCGCGTGGCGCGTTCCAACCTGCTGTGCCTCCAGGCGCTCGGTGCGACGGTACGCCTCTGCGCACCGCCCGCGCTCATGCCGAGCGGGATCGAGGGCATGGGAGCCGAGGTCTTCCATGATTTCGACGCCGCGCTTCACGGGGCGGACGTGGCGATGATGCTGCGTCTCCAGACCGAGCGGATGAGCGGCCAGTTCATTCCCTCGGCGCGCGAGTATCACCACCTCTATGGCCTCACGAAAGCGCGCCTCGAAAAGGCGAAATCGGATACGCTGGTCATGCACCCGGGACCGATGAACCGGGGTGTGGAGATCGATAGCGAGGTCGCCGACATGATCGACCGTTCGATCATCACCCGGCAGGTCGAGATGGGCGTGGCGATCCGCATGGCCTGCCTCGACGTGCTCACGCGCCGTGCACGCGGGGTCGAGGGATGGGGAGACGTCGCATGA
- a CDS encoding dihydroorotase, which produces MKQPNPITITNARIVTPDGVQEGSLRLEDGKIAAVGYAAASEGESLDARGKLVAPGLVDLGVFAVDKPAFHFGGITRAALMPDQSPMLDLPSRVSYISKSGKPDFWVHPLAAATRGLEGREIAEIALMRDAGARGVSTGRQWIADSGVMLRLLQYAAMLDMPVVTHAEDAALVGEAVATAGEYATRRGLPSAPAEAEAIAIARDLALAGMAGARIHFRQVTTRAGLELVRKAKASGQQITAGVTPAHFMLSDLATAEFRTFARLSPPLRSEDDRQAVREAIADGTIDVIASGHDPRGPEDKRLPFADAEPGMAGAETLLAMTLSLVRDEVIDLPRAFDLVSRNPARLLGVEAGELKAGLEADIALIDADKPWVIQSAKMEASAGNTPFDGQPTQGSVLKLWKGGVEVAL; this is translated from the coding sequence ATGAAACAACCCAACCCCATCACCATCACGAACGCCCGCATCGTAACGCCCGATGGCGTGCAGGAAGGCTCGCTGCGCCTCGAGGATGGCAAGATCGCCGCGGTCGGCTATGCCGCTGCAAGCGAGGGTGAAAGCCTCGATGCACGCGGCAAGCTGGTCGCGCCCGGTCTCGTCGATCTGGGCGTCTTCGCCGTCGACAAGCCCGCCTTCCATTTCGGCGGGATTACCCGTGCCGCCTTGATGCCCGACCAGTCGCCGATGCTCGATCTGCCGAGCCGCGTTTCGTATATTTCCAAGAGCGGGAAGCCCGATTTCTGGGTTCACCCTCTGGCCGCGGCGACCCGCGGTCTGGAAGGGCGCGAAATCGCAGAGATCGCGCTGATGCGCGATGCCGGGGCGAGGGGCGTCTCTACCGGACGCCAATGGATTGCCGATAGCGGCGTCATGCTGCGGCTGCTGCAATATGCCGCCATGCTCGACATGCCCGTCGTGACCCATGCCGAAGATGCGGCTCTCGTGGGCGAAGCTGTTGCCACGGCAGGCGAATATGCCACGCGCAGGGGCCTGCCGAGCGCACCGGCTGAGGCAGAGGCCATCGCCATTGCGCGCGACCTGGCGCTTGCCGGGATGGCGGGTGCGCGGATTCATTTCCGGCAGGTGACGACACGTGCCGGCCTCGAACTCGTTCGCAAGGCCAAGGCCTCAGGCCAGCAGATCACTGCGGGCGTTACGCCGGCCCATTTCATGTTGTCCGACCTTGCGACCGCAGAATTCCGCACCTTTGCGCGCCTCTCTCCGCCGCTGCGTAGCGAGGACGACCGACAGGCTGTGCGCGAAGCGATCGCCGATGGTACGATCGATGTCATCGCGAGCGGGCACGATCCGCGCGGGCCGGAAGACAAGCGACTGCCGTTCGCCGATGCCGAACCGGGCATGGCAGGGGCAGAGACGCTGCTGGCCATGACGCTCTCGCTCGTGCGCGATGAGGTGATCGACCTGCCGCGCGCCTTCGACCTCGTCAGCCGCAATCCTGCGCGCCTGCTGGGTGTCGAAGCCGGTGAGCTGAAGGCAGGGCTCGAAGCCGACATCGCGCTGATCGATGCCGACAAGCCTTGGGTCATCCAGAGCGCGAAGATGGAAGCCAGCGCGGGCAACACGCCTTTCGATGGCCAGCCGACGCAGGGCAGCGTGCTCAAGCTGTGGAAGGGCGGCGTCGAAGTCGCGCTGTGA
- a CDS encoding SPOR domain-containing protein yields MTNRNTLIRLAVTTALASTALAGCTGKVAPTAAHSAAKAETALKKGKGDKAVDHAEAAVLASPRDAYTRTLLGNAYLEAGRFASAAQAFSDAIELGDTSPRTVISLSLAQTGMGDRPAAIYTLERHEAVIDPADYGLAIALAGQPQRGVHVLSNALRGGQNTPKVRQNLAYAYAMSGQWREARIMVAEDVPADKVGDRMAEWGAIARPEQYRTRIASLLDVEIQNDPGLPTMLALNNNPSVDMLASENVEQADSGFAFAAELPAAVPAEEVESFDVDAEATFAGAAPAAPAADEPRFVPAKPAADKPVVVASLDSEDEVSKPIAKPAAASKPAPAAKPAPRLAVAKGDYNIQLGSYFTMEDALAGWDKFQAMYPELADAERTISRARVNGRLYFRVAATGYAKDTARSMCSSVKGKGGGCIAYAQDNPLPGALLDNGAVRVAAR; encoded by the coding sequence ATGACCAACAGGAACACCTTGATCCGGCTTGCCGTCACCACGGCACTTGCATCGACCGCCCTCGCCGGCTGCACGGGCAAGGTCGCGCCCACTGCCGCGCATTCTGCCGCCAAGGCCGAAACCGCGCTGAAGAAGGGCAAGGGCGACAAGGCGGTCGACCACGCGGAAGCCGCAGTCCTTGCCAGCCCGCGCGATGCCTACACCCGCACCCTTCTGGGCAATGCCTATCTGGAAGCCGGTCGCTTTGCGTCGGCAGCCCAGGCATTCTCGGACGCGATCGAGCTCGGCGACACCTCGCCGCGTACGGTCATCAGCCTCTCGCTCGCACAGACCGGCATGGGCGACCGTCCTGCCGCGATCTACACGCTCGAGCGTCATGAAGCTGTGATCGATCCGGCCGACTACGGCCTTGCCATCGCACTCGCCGGCCAGCCGCAGCGCGGCGTGCATGTCCTGTCGAACGCCCTTCGCGGCGGCCAGAACACGCCCAAGGTTCGCCAGAACCTCGCCTATGCCTATGCAATGAGCGGCCAGTGGCGCGAAGCGCGCATCATGGTTGCCGAAGACGTTCCGGCCGACAAGGTTGGCGATCGCATGGCCGAATGGGGCGCAATCGCGCGTCCCGAACAGTATCGCACCCGCATCGCGAGCCTGCTGGACGTCGAGATCCAGAACGATCCGGGCCTCCCGACGATGCTTGCGCTCAACAACAACCCCAGTGTCGACATGCTCGCTTCGGAAAACGTCGAACAGGCGGACAGCGGTTTCGCATTCGCAGCCGAACTTCCCGCAGCCGTACCGGCTGAGGAAGTCGAGAGCTTCGACGTCGATGCCGAGGCAACTTTCGCCGGTGCAGCGCCTGCTGCTCCGGCCGCAGACGAGCCGCGTTTCGTTCCGGCCAAGCCGGCTGCGGACAAGCCGGTCGTGGTTGCGTCCCTTGATAGTGAAGATGAGGTTTCCAAGCCGATCGCGAAACCCGCTGCAGCTTCGAAGCCGGCACCTGCCGCAAAGCCTGCGCCGCGCCTCGCTGTCGCCAAGGGTGACTACAACATCCAGCTCGGTTCCTACTTCACGATGGAAGACGCGCTGGCTGGCTGGGACAAGTTCCAGGCCATGTATCCCGAACTGGCCGATGCAGAGCGCACCATCAGCCGCGCACGCGTCAACGGCCGCCTCTACTTCCGCGTAGCCGCCACCGGATACGCCAAGGACACGGCGCGCTCCATGTGCTCCAGCGTCAAGGGCAAGGGCGGCGGCTGCATCGCCTACGCCCAGGACAACCCGCTGCCGGGCGCACTTCTCGATAACGGTGCCGTAAGGGTCGCAGCGCGCTAA
- a CDS encoding ParA family protein, producing the protein MRVLALASQKGGSGKTTLSGHLAVQAQRAGAGPVVLIDIDPQGSLADWWNEREAELPAFAQTTVARLAADLAILRQQGFKLAVIDTPPAITMAIQSVISVAELIVVPTRPSPHDLRAVGATVDLCERAGKPLIFVVNAATPKAKITSEAAVALSQHGTVAPITLHHRTDFAASMIDGRTVMEVDPESRSAAEVTALWKYISDRLEKQFRRTVFSAPNQQAQQPGAYRPAGGFGRRVAQ; encoded by the coding sequence TTGCGTGTACTGGCTTTGGCATCGCAGAAGGGCGGATCGGGTAAAACCACGCTCTCCGGACATCTGGCCGTTCAGGCCCAGCGAGCGGGCGCTGGCCCGGTCGTCCTGATCGACATCGACCCGCAGGGGTCGCTTGCCGACTGGTGGAACGAACGTGAAGCGGAATTGCCCGCCTTCGCCCAGACCACCGTCGCACGGCTCGCAGCCGACCTGGCGATTCTCCGCCAGCAGGGCTTTAAGCTTGCCGTCATCGATACGCCGCCGGCGATCACCATGGCGATCCAGTCGGTGATCTCGGTTGCCGAGCTGATCGTGGTTCCGACTCGTCCCAGCCCGCACGATCTTCGTGCCGTTGGCGCAACGGTCGACCTGTGCGAACGCGCCGGCAAGCCGCTGATCTTCGTGGTCAACGCTGCAACGCCCAAGGCCAAGATCACTTCGGAAGCAGCCGTCGCGCTCTCGCAGCACGGCACCGTTGCCCCGATCACCCTCCACCATCGCACCGATTTCGCTGCCTCGATGATCGACGGCCGCACGGTGATGGAAGTCGACCCGGAAAGCCGTTCGGCGGCAGAGGTCACCGCTCTCTGGAAGTATATTTCGGATCGGCTCGAAAAGCAGTTCCGCCGCACCGTCTTCTCTGCGCCGAATCAGCAGGCGCAGCAGCCCGGTGCATATCGCCCCGCCGGCGGCTTCGGTCGCCGGGTGGCCCAGTAA
- a CDS encoding SPOR domain-containing protein: MIAWNAGDYSAAVREWQAPAAQGDANAQFNLAQAYRYGRGVSQDLTRAEEYYAAAAASGHEDAADLYGILLFQRGAEAEALPYLRTAARRGNTAARYFLSLAHFNGDVAEKDWPLAYALASLADVGGLTQATRALGRMDPYLSAEQKREALMLAEQIGESELAPKRDIALMAIASGAAADPTRQVQVPARTASPAPATAPPAVATPTRTAATDRTAGQWKVQLGAFGVPGNVGRMWNSVAALPEIEGRERIEKPAGRLTILQAGGYASRSEANAACAALKRRGHDCLVTR, from the coding sequence GTGATCGCCTGGAATGCTGGCGATTATAGTGCCGCGGTCCGCGAATGGCAGGCGCCCGCCGCGCAAGGCGATGCGAATGCCCAATTCAACCTCGCGCAGGCCTATCGGTATGGCCGGGGCGTGTCGCAGGACCTCACCCGCGCCGAGGAATATTATGCCGCCGCAGCCGCATCGGGGCACGAGGATGCGGCCGATCTTTATGGTATCCTGCTGTTCCAGCGTGGAGCCGAGGCAGAGGCGCTCCCCTATTTGCGCACGGCCGCGAGGCGCGGGAATACGGCGGCGCGGTATTTTCTCTCGCTCGCGCATTTCAATGGCGACGTGGCTGAAAAGGACTGGCCGCTTGCCTATGCCCTTGCGTCGCTCGCCGATGTCGGAGGCCTTACGCAAGCCACCCGCGCGCTCGGTCGCATGGATCCTTATCTTTCCGCCGAACAGAAGCGCGAGGCGCTGATGCTGGCAGAGCAGATCGGCGAGAGCGAGCTCGCCCCAAAGCGCGACATCGCCCTCATGGCCATTGCTTCTGGTGCCGCGGCCGACCCGACCCGGCAAGTGCAAGTCCCTGCGCGCACCGCATCTCCCGCACCCGCCACGGCTCCGCCTGCGGTTGCGACACCTACCCGTACCGCAGCTACCGACAGGACGGCGGGTCAGTGGAAGGTTCAACTCGGCGCCTTCGGCGTGCCGGGGAATGTCGGACGCATGTGGAACAGTGTCGCCGCGCTCCCCGAGATCGAGGGGCGCGAGCGGATCGAGAAGCCGGCAGGGCGGCTCACGATCTTGCAGGCGGGCGGCTATGCAAGCCGTTCGGAGGCGAATGCCGCCTGCGCCGCGCTGAAGCGCAGAGGACATGATTGTCTTGTGACCCGGTGA
- a CDS encoding DUF418 domain-containing protein, whose product MSDTTPDMIQPIAESGERIESLDFVRGVAVLGILVANIIAMGQPFEAAFFPGAFTLTPTDLDMQLWVGQFVLIDGKMRGLFSLLFGAGLYLFLEKSWESGRTLGLQARRLFWLGCFGLIHYYFIWAGDILFLYAVCGFGVIALSGLSAKLQLAFGVIGYLTGAMFFALVNFITMRAIANDGTLEGMGGAFMEAAEYGLYDAQVETAIRQHGTYLDFVAHTFEVHATEPFASLLDGAMEALPLMAIGMALYRFGLFEGRMNGRRLLAASWTGFLVGGAALLWIALDTLEGGIGYYEGLAASTGWAPLPRLVMMLGMLGLLVSYAPQASGRIGQSIKAAGRTAFTNYLGASIVMLFVFGNWGLDLFGELSRTSLYGVVALAWIVMLLWSRLWLEHYRYGPLEWLWRCLTYGRVFQLRR is encoded by the coding sequence GTGAGCGACACGACACCCGACATGATCCAGCCTATCGCCGAAAGTGGCGAACGGATCGAAAGCCTCGACTTCGTGCGCGGGGTCGCGGTTCTGGGCATCCTCGTGGCGAATATCATCGCCATGGGGCAGCCGTTCGAGGCCGCTTTCTTCCCGGGTGCCTTCACGCTGACGCCGACCGATCTGGATATGCAGCTGTGGGTCGGACAATTCGTCCTGATCGACGGAAAGATGCGCGGGCTCTTCAGCCTGTTATTCGGGGCGGGGCTGTACCTCTTCCTCGAAAAGAGCTGGGAAAGCGGACGCACCCTGGGCTTACAGGCGCGGCGGTTGTTCTGGCTCGGCTGCTTCGGCCTCATCCATTACTACTTCATCTGGGCGGGAGACATCCTGTTCCTCTACGCAGTGTGCGGCTTCGGCGTGATCGCGCTTTCGGGCCTGTCGGCCAAGTTGCAGCTGGCGTTTGGCGTGATCGGCTACCTGACAGGCGCGATGTTCTTTGCGCTGGTGAACTTCATCACCATGCGTGCCATTGCAAATGACGGAACGCTCGAGGGCATGGGGGGCGCTTTCATGGAGGCAGCCGAATACGGGCTCTACGATGCGCAGGTCGAAACAGCGATCCGGCAGCATGGCACCTATCTCGATTTCGTGGCGCATACTTTCGAGGTGCACGCCACCGAGCCGTTCGCCAGCCTGCTCGACGGGGCGATGGAGGCCCTGCCACTGATGGCGATCGGCATGGCGCTTTATCGTTTCGGCCTGTTCGAGGGCAGGATGAATGGCCGCAGGCTGCTTGCAGCCTCGTGGACAGGCTTTCTCGTCGGTGGCGCGGCGCTGCTCTGGATTGCCCTCGACACTCTCGAAGGCGGTATCGGCTATTATGAGGGTCTCGCCGCATCAACCGGGTGGGCGCCCCTGCCGCGCCTCGTCATGATGCTCGGCATGCTGGGGCTGCTGGTCAGCTACGCGCCGCAGGCAAGCGGGCGGATCGGGCAAAGCATCAAGGCTGCGGGCAGGACGGCTTTCACCAACTACCTTGGCGCTTCGATCGTGATGCTGTTCGTCTTCGGCAACTGGGGCCTGGACCTGTTCGGCGAGCTGTCACGGACCTCGCTCTACGGTGTCGTGGCCCTGGCCTGGATCGTAATGCTCCTTTGGTCGCGCCTCTGGCTGGAGCATTATCGATACGGCCCGCTCGAGTGGCTGTGGCGCTGCCTGACCTACGGCAGGGTGTTCCAGCTCCGCCGCTGA
- a CDS encoding (2Fe-2S)-binding protein, giving the protein MYTCICNAIRESELRNVARRCPGDAEACYAALGKRPACGTCLDEADAIIFEERELAFEPTTVAA; this is encoded by the coding sequence ATGTACACCTGCATCTGCAATGCCATTCGGGAAAGCGAGCTGCGCAACGTGGCGCGCCGTTGTCCGGGCGATGCAGAGGCTTGCTACGCTGCCCTGGGCAAGCGCCCGGCTTGCGGGACCTGCCTCGACGAAGCCGATGCGATCATCTTCGAAGAGCGCGAATTGGCCTTCGAACCGACCACTGTCGCAGCCTAG
- the bfr gene encoding bacterioferritin, whose product MKGDPKVIEFLNKALTNELTAINQYWLHYRVLADWGVTKLAEYERHESIDEMKHADVLAERILFLGGLPNFQAIHKLKVGETVEEILKADLAVEMEAIPLLKDAISHCEEVRDYTTREIFERILESEEEHVDFLETQFDMIERMGLQNYVQLNSKAAGEGDEG is encoded by the coding sequence ATGAAGGGCGATCCCAAGGTCATCGAGTTTCTCAACAAGGCACTCACCAACGAGCTGACCGCGATCAACCAGTACTGGCTGCACTACCGTGTCCTCGCCGATTGGGGCGTGACCAAGCTTGCCGAATACGAACGTCACGAATCGATCGACGAGATGAAGCATGCCGACGTGCTGGCAGAGCGGATCCTCTTCCTCGGCGGCCTTCCCAACTTCCAGGCCATCCACAAGCTCAAGGTGGGCGAGACGGTGGAGGAAATTCTCAAGGCCGATCTCGCAGTCGAGATGGAAGCGATCCCGCTACTCAAAGACGCGATTTCCCATTGCGAGGAAGTCCGCGACTACACCACCCGCGAAATCTTCGAGCGCATCCTGGAAAGCGAGGAAGAGCATGTCGACTTCCTCGAAACACAGTTCGACATGATCGAACGCATGGGGCTGCAGAATTACGTGCAGCTCAATTCCAAGGCTGCCGGCGAGGGCGACGAGGGCTAG